Genomic segment of Hydractinia symbiolongicarpus strain clone_291-10 chromosome 5, HSymV2.1, whole genome shotgun sequence:
CACATGGCATAAAGAAAAGCCATTAAATCCGGATCTGCTATGGTTTCtaattgttttgtaaaataaagaaattatctacaattaaatccatgatacaatgtctgttccgcctgtaagtgcagttatGCAGACATGATTTATCCGTGCTCCGTCTGTGTTCAtgtccgcattagttaagaaccgcatgtctggatttcttgtgtaagacctggttacaaacgacgaaggggccaggcaaaagagatttatgtctacataATTCTTTTAACTAAGGGATCGTCTCCAAGATCATTTCCAAAATAAATGTTTCAAttcgtataatttttttttgggaaCAATCTCTTTACGAATTTGaaaggtatttaaaaatattttgtgttttgatggtttttaaacgatctactgCGATGTTTAAGAACTCTACGATCCCCTTTTTATGGTTTTAAAACGATCCATGGCAAAGTTTTAGCTACATCTGATCGCATATTGATAGTTTTTAAACGATCTCCGACGATGTTTTCGCTTCCTATGACcgtgttttgatggtttttaaacaatctaggGTGATAAGGGAGATCGTAAGAAGCTAAAACACCGCCGTATATtgctaaaaaattattaaaaaacaattgtaAGAAGCGAAAACATCACAgtagattgtttaaaagtaTCAAAACACAATCGTAAGAAGTAAAAACACCGCTGAGatcatttaagaattatcaaTACGCAATCGTAAGAAGCGAAAAAAATgccgtagattgtttaaaaagtgTCAAAACGCAATCGTAAGAAGTGAAAACATCaccatagatcgtttaaaaaccataaaaacaggatcgtaggaagctaaaacatcgctatagatcatttaaaaattatcaaaaaatcatcGCAAGAAGGGAAAacatcgccgtagatcgttttaaAATTATGAATACGCGATCGTAAGAAGCGAAAACATTGCCGTAAATCGTTTAAAAACCAGCAAAACGTGATCGTAAGAAGCTAAAACATCGCCAGAGATCGTttgaaaattatcaaaacaCGATCGTAAGAAGCTGAAACATCGCCGTAAATCGTTTTAAAACCTATCAAAAATGGATCGTAGATAGTTAAAATGTTGATGTAATTCACTAGAGAACTATGGAAGTCGccgtagttttttaaaaaactattaaaacagGATCTAAAATAATCACATTTGGTTTCAAAACTATACGTAGTTTTATCACCCAATTCAATGAAAGTTTTGCGCATATTTTTGTGACGGCTGTCTAAGTGAGAaagaaatgtctaaaaatagtTTCAAGCAATTAGTTTATCAcgtttttgattgttttttaattgttttgggaGAAAAATTCGCTTCAGAATTCGTTTcgaaatttgtttcaaaagttttttctgcATTTGTTTCAACATAGTTTCAGAATTGTTTCCCATTCGTATCCCATTCGTATCCCATTCGCTTCAACTTCGTATCATTTTTAAGCTCacagtttaaaataaaattattgtcgATTTATTGTCGACTGGTTTTTAGACTAATTTCGAGGACTGCAAACGCAACAGCTGTCCAGGTGTGCAATTAATCACATATGCCAAACAAATCAAATACTTTGCTTGTGAAAactagaaaatgtaaaaaaaaaataaggaacaAATTGATTGTTTTGAGCGTATATAAGTTACCCCTTATTGCAATGCATAAAGCATTACTTAATAAAAGCTCTGCTTGAAAATCAACTTCCTTTTGGCACTCTGGGTTACGATGAATAATTTAAAACTGCATTTATGTGTGCAATTCACAGTAGCTAGCTACCATGTGATTATTCTTAGGGAAATTCTGAAATTCCCTGATCACTAGAATAGGGAACATAATGCTACTTGCATACTGATACGCCTGACGTTGATGGGATACGTTGATGTGTGTGATGCAAGGGGGATATGTTGCTGTGCCTGCATTTCTACCCAATCCCAAAAATTTCATAAAAGTCCAACGCATAAGAGAGAGGGAGATGTGCTTACGGCCAGCAGGAATATATTATACCctttgtttattatttccagAGAGTCCTgaagtatatatttgaagatcACTTTGAGCTACGCAAACCCAATTATGGTATGCAAGAGAACAAGAATAACAAGGCAAGAAATAACACGTGATCACAGAAAACAACAGGTAAATATTCAAAAAAGTACAGATTAGACGACAACTCTACCAGTGCACGTTACTACTTTCTATTTATTTCGCTAATCTACAGGCATAGACCTTTAATATTTCATAGTCATtgtttttttccttgttttacTACAGAAAATGAGCATTGCATCAGCGAGTGTATTGTGACTTCTCACCAAGTCATATCGCAGATAGTTTGCAATCTTTAACTCGTCCGGATATCCGCCCTCAGCTGTCTCTGCCCAACGCCCgtttggaatttttttattgcggtaTTGCCGACACTGCCTGAGAGGGGGAACgatgaataattttaaaattttggtaccAATTTTTGGAGTttcattcgcaaaaattaatacctGCGATACCTAcatgttaaaaattaaacagttgtttttattcttataaGTAATTTAAAATAGCCTAATAAAAAGTTGCAAATAAACCACGCTATCAGCGTGTTTTgagataaaattgttttttaaaaatgaaaacagttttttgtTTTACGAGCATGAAAATAGTTATTTGTCTTAAGGCCAGGATACACTTGAATAATATCATTTAATATATTCTATAACACAGTTATAATTTGtctacaatatacttataatttgttataatatcgttatacagtagagtctccataactcgaacagccacggggaaaaggaaatcgttcgagttatggagacattcgagttgtagaggttttcaaCTTTTAGCGCAATATCCTCCCTTTACGTGAACCAGCTGGATAAAAACGTTATATTTAATCTTAAGTCTAACTTTAAGGGGGCTATTAGGTTAATgaaagtcaaaacaatacacttttaatgaattttttaatgtttatttagaaaAGAAGTCGGTGATAACTGTTTGCTTACAACTCATATCAAAATCTTTGGCGATATTACGATTCAAGTCCCTCAGGGAAGCTATCATTTCttctccaaaatgtgaaaaaatactcAAGTCTTCGAGGACGTTGATAGCTGTACGCACTTGCTCGGCCGTCGGTCTTGTGATCTTATCTTCTTCCTCCTTGTCTTCTTCGTCGACCTCTTCTAATTCTTCGTCTTGAGTCCCAGTGATCtcagcaatgatgtcagcagTCTTCAGACGCCCATGGGATGTACTGACTTCAAtgtcaaaatcaatgaaatcttCAGTTGATAAATCAGGATCAATGTGGTCAGGAAACCTTCGTTTTATGTAAGAGAGTTCAGCATCGAGGGTTGGAATTGGGTCTTCTTCTACTTCGCtggttaaacttttaaaagggtCGTCATCTTCGTTGATCGCTCTTTCTGCATCCTTTTGGGAAATTCCTGATTTTCGAAAGCAATTGGTGAATGTTTTGTTGGAAACATCATCCCATGCTTTCCTTAGCATGTACATAGCTGCAAGAATCGAGAACTTCGGAGTCGATTTTTCCTCGTCCAAGGCTTTTATCAATTTCCGCACTGCTAGCGATCGATATTTTGCTTTCAGGGCGCGGATAATTCCTTGGTCCATAGGTTGGGTTCGGGACGTGGTATTTGGAGGAAGAAAGATCAATTCTACCCATTCCAGGTTTTCAACATGAGGATGTGCGGTACAATTGTCAATAATCAAAGCAATTTTTCGCTTAGAGACAGAGAATTTTCGATCAAGCTCGCGTACCCACTCTTCGAACAGCTCTCCAGACATCCAACTCTTCTTTTGCGAACGGTATCGACAGGGTAGTGTTTTGACACCTTTAAAGCAACGAGGGTTGGCGGACTTGCCGATTACAAACATTGGCAATCGTTCCCCCAAGGCATTACCAGCAGCTAAACCAGTAAGTCTAACTTTGCTGTGTTTTCCTCCAGAACACTTATCACCTTTCATATGCAAAGTTTTATTGGGAAGGCATTGAAAGAAAAGCCCAAATTCGTCGGCATTAAAAATGTCTTCCAGAGGATAGCGGGAGAGAATGGTTGGTAATGTTGTCTCCGACCATGGCGCTGTCATTTCCTCAGTGACGGACCGTGATTCTCCAGCGATGGTTTTGAAGGATACTCCATACCTGAAAGGAATGGATGAGAAAAACGTTTATCTCTGTAGTTGTGACTAGTGTAGATGGagctttacattttgtttgattCGAATCATGGAATTCTAAATTTAGAATGCCATGGCCATGATTCGAATAGAAAACATTCGATTGTTACCATGTTTTGATTTGTGAAAGAATTCGAATAGAAAAAGATTCGATTTTTACCAAGTTTCGAAGTTTTGACGAGTGAAAGAAAGCATGGAAGCCGTGAAAGTCCAACAAGTCAAAAGATTAACAGACATTATTTGTTGTATAGAACTTCCTATCATTAAACTTATTACGTACGAAATCGACGCTTTTGTCATGGGGTatcatgtttataaaagtaATTGGACACCCTCTGTTGGAGATGAATTTTATGGTTTCATGGAACCAACAAATAAAATGGATAGATATGCAGTtgcagtcaagaaaaatgatggAGAAATCATTGGACATCTACCACTAGGAAAGTCAGGACGCTTtgcaaaagtcatattttactttctgaagaATGACAGCTtcaatgtttgcaaaataacaATTACTGGAAAGTCATTGAATGCTGGTGATGGATTAGGGATGAAAGTCCCATGCAAATTATCCTTCCTCTCTGAAAGAGAGTctattgatattttgaaaaaacaactaccaaagctattgtaacatttttttagatttcatcTTCAcgaagataaacaaacaaaatcttagTCAACTAACCTGGTTTTCCATTTAGACATCCACCCCTGAGAAGCTTGAAATGACTCGACACCCAACGCTTCGGCAAACTCAAGAGCTTTCTCTTTCAGCATCGGGCCACTGATTGGGATATTCTCACTCCTCATCATAAGTAACCATTTATGAACAGCTTTGCTCACATCTTCGAATTTTTCTGGCTTTGATCTCTTCGATGTTTGCCCGTTGTTAAACTGCTTGtaaatcttttctttattttttttccaagttgaCAGGGTGCTTGGAGGAATTTTGAACTCTTTTGCCACATCCTTTGGCGCAGTACCCTTTTCCAACGCTTTAAAAGCTTTGTACTTGATTTTGCACGACTTATTGTCAATTCGACGCTTTGATCCTGCCACAGACGACATTGTTATGAGAGtgtctttcttttgaaattctttagatTTTCTCGAAAACGTTCGAAAAAGACGTTCGAAAGGTTTGGATGACGCATCATTAATCATTCGAATTAATAATAAGGCCTGCAAAACACGTATTAACAAGATTTTTAGACCCAATTTATCAGGAAAACTGTTCGAATTTTGATTATGATGTCAgaaaattcgagttatggagagaaaagtctccaagggacaaaaaaatttgttcgagttaagggaagattcgagttatggaggttcgagttgtagaggtttttttataagagtttattaggaaattttcacggtgccaacgaatttgttcgagttaaggagagattcgagttatagaggttcgagttatggagactctactgtaatTCTATACTATTATTTAGATTAATGTTTTAAGGTCTACATAATATATAAAGGCAAGACCTTTTTTTTCTCACCAGATCTTGCAGATTAAGCACTAAACACTGTATATTTAGACCTCTTTAACATTTCAGTGTCAACATCATGCTCTACCATTTTATACTTTGTTTGTAACATGTTAAATGTAATAGGTATAGTATAATTTCATTAGTTTTTGTGCATAACGGAAAGCGTCCATAAAAAATGCATGTTTTGATTAACTATACGCTTTTTTCATGGACGTTTTTCATGAAGAAAATTGTGACAatctttttttaagctttttttagATTAATCTATTTCAATCTTCTCATACAGGCAAGCTATAGTTATTGCAAGCTTTCTGATAATATGGTAAACTCAAAGTTTTAATCAATTAGTTCTTGAGAATGACCAGTGTAACTGTAATATCATCACCACTAAGTTATTCTGAATTCTACAAAGAGTTTATTTTAAGAAACAAGCCCtgctttttttctaaatttttcacCAATAATTGGATATGTCGGAAAAAATGGGTTTTGGAAAATGATGTACCTAACATtgaatttttgaaagaaatataTGGTGACTTAACAGCACCAGTTCTTGATTGCAACGAAGTGTATTTTTCATCACACAAGAAATGTGATATGTTGATTGCAGAATATTTTGACTACTGGAAAAATAgggaaaataaaatattatacttAAAAGATTGGCATTTGCAGCGAGATAATCGGCAGGAGAACTTTTACAATGTTCCAATTTACTTCTCTTCTGATTGGCTGAATGAATTTTGGGATTCAAGGAACATTGGTGATGATTACAGGTTTGTATATATTGGGGTGCAGGGAAGCTGGACTCCGTTTCATGCAGATGTGTTTCAATCCTACAGCTGGTCTGCAAACATATGTGGTTTGAAAGAATGGTATTTATACCCACCTGGTGATGAGGAATATCTAAGGGATATCCATGGAAATCTTCCACTTGATATTACGAAAACAGATGTTGATCCAAAATTGTACCCAAATTGGGACAAGGCTAagcaaatcaagttgcttcagcgtagtggggaaataatttttattccaaGTGGCTGGCACCATCAAGTTGTCAATAAATTGGATACCATATCAATCAATCATAACTGGGTAAATGCAGGTTGCATTAGAAATATGTATTATCACCTGCATCTTGAGTTACAGTTAGTCACAAGGGAGATCAGTGATTGTAAACAAATGGATGGTTTTCATCAGCAATGCCAACTCATATTAAATGCTAGTGCTGGAATTGACTTTAATGGTTTCTTCgacatgattttgtttttattgaagcaAAGATTAAATGTGTTAGAAGAAAGTTATGTCAAGAAAACATGCCAGGAAACATTATTACATTCTCTTTCCAGGCTTCGTATTTCATTTAAACCAAATTTACCTTATATTTTAGAAGGTATTGATATACAAGAAGAGATCAAGTATATTAAGTTTGATTTATGTAAACTTAAATCCATCACCGACTTAATTGTTAATGACAGAGACTTCCAGCTGGTTATACCATTAGAAAAAATGTCTAAACTTCACAAATTACGTAGTTCAATGGAGATTATTAAAACGAAATTGTGTTAAAGAATGGAAGTATTATAATTTAAAACTATAATTTAAAGGCGCTGAAGCTTTAGATATTGAGCTGTACTTTAACCTTTATTAACAACTccttattaatttttctttcgtttttatAGTTTTAAGCATAAAATATTTCAGGTTAGTTTAGAAGAAAATTGCATTTAGAACTGAAGCAAATGAAATACAATTATTTTTCAATTAGAAATGCGTGTTTTTAGGTTTTGTGcatggaaaatttaaaaaaattcatattaaTCCATGATTCTTGCCTGCTTCAGCTTGacacaaaaatataatatatatataataaattttatatatctttaaaatcttatgctgtattgtttgtattattattttaaaaatttagttaaacaaAAGTCAATGAATTAGATGTCTACAGCAAGTAAAATAACATTAGTTGCTGCTTGTGTATCTTCTATAAGCATCATTGCATTTGTGCACTGGGCACAGGAAGATGACAGAAAACGACTACGTCTTGGTGTAATACGTGATAAAGAAAGACAAGAGCGTAAGAGACTCAACTTAGAAGATTTGAAGGAACAACAAAGActtcagaaatattttgaagAGAAGGAAAAAAGTGTGTGGTATGTGTATGTTTGTATATTTGAGCTGACAATTATATTGTTTTCGCATTTTATACATGTACACTTGTGATATGCCACACACCTAGCCTTTTCTTCATAGACAAGACTGGCATGTAAAgtaattgattttgttttatcccATGTCCTTGTCTGAGTTTGATTGTATATACCATGTAACTTCAAGCATTCAAAAgggtttaaaataatttttcttatctATGATACTTAAGTTAATATTGTACTAGAAAAGTCAAGCTTAGGGCACAGCAAAGCCCTAGAAGGGCACTAAAATAGCAAAGTGTTAGTTAGGCCCTTAGGTCCTTTGTTTTTTATCTGGCGTTCTGTATCCCTTAAAATGCTCTAGATCCATCACGACCAGTCCACAAAATAACTCTGGGTACATTTTATTGGAGTTGGTTTTCACAAATGGATTAAATTGCACATATCTGCATTGGGCCACAAAATTTTACTGGAAAAAGAACAATGTGAAAATCAGAGAAGAGAAAAAAGCTAGGAACAAAATGGAtttggaaataggtctatttacAAAATTCCGCCACTTTTTCTGTCTATCTAAATTTCTTTCAATGATATCACTTTACTACACAGACCACTTAGCTATacatgaagaaaaaatagcagaTCTAAagggaatttttaatttttcttgttcTAGAACAAAATGTCATGGAATCCTGCAGTGCATGTTGCCATAACAACTGGTGTTTCCATGTTGGTTGGTGGTTTAGTTGCATACAAAATTAGTTGTGAAAGACAAAATCTTGAAGAAGGCAAAGAAAAGGAGCTAAGTGAGGTGATCCATTTGTTGAAAGTAGAGGATATAGCTGCTTTGCTGCAGTCCGAAGATGACAAGGTTAAGAAGGCAGCGGAACAATTTCTGTTGGAAAGAGCTTCAAGGCGTGAACATTTGATTTACATTCTTCACCAGTGTCTTAGTGAGGACAACAGCGTTATGATTAAAGCAACTAAAGTTATTCATATGCTAACAAAAAATTCAGATGTTACCAAAGCAGTTTTGTTAGATGCTGGAACAATGATTATTTTGCCCCAAGCTATCAggaaaatatcagaaaattttgACTATAAAGTACTGATGGAGAAATGCAAAAAGGATGTTACActagaaaaaatattaacaaattgTATCGCAGCTATATTCCAATTGACACTGCATGATACTGTAACAACGCTCAATTTCTGCAAAGAAACATCCTGTAttcgtaatatttttcttaacattCTTGGGGATCATGGTTACCATATTTCAACAGATATCAAGCGATGGTCAACGTTCCTGATTCATCAGTTAGCTCAATGTGATTTGCATCCTATAAAGAAGTCTCTTCGCAAATGGGGAATTATCAGAAAGACGACATTTTGTTTAATCAAAACATTAGGAGATATTTTGCAGACAcagctttgtttacaaattttagttCACTATCTAAATGACTCTGTAGAGGAGATAGTTCAGGTGTGTCAAGAAATGGCTACTCTAGATTCATTACCACACCTAGTTGGTTTGCTGCGCTGTGATGAAGAAGAAAATGTTGTGCAGTTGTCAGCTGTTATCATTCATcacttttgttgttttgatttagAAATATCCCGTCTGAGTTCACTTCCTGGTATTGTTAAAATACTGTTCAATGTACTAAATACTACTGAGGcaaacatacaaaaaacaatATTGCGAATTTGTAATTACCTTTCAGTTAGCAGCAGTAAGTTTCGAAAACGTTTAATAAATCATCAGCccatgataaaaaaattgtcaatttGTTTGGCTTCTGGAAATGCAGACGTGGTCTATGGAAGTTTAATGTTAATCCATGATCTTGCCATGTCAGGTAAGAATTTCGCTTATAATTACTGTAAATAGTATAAGGCTAAGGAAAGTCAATCTTCTAGTTAGCATTTTTGTGTGCACCTACCTTTTTGATAGTGCGTGAGTGTTTTTCAGTTCACTTCTAATGCATTTTCCTTTTTCCTTGTAttgatgttaaaataaaaaagctagcattatataaaaaagaaaattgtacaTGGACAGGTCTGTATTGACAtactccttttttaaaaaaatcgctcGTTTCAAACTGTTTAACGTCAATGGGGTCCAGGAATGGAAATTGCATCTAATGGGTATTATATTAATCTTAAAAAAACTCTTTAAAcaaagtaattaaaattttactttGACATGAAAATTAAGCTCTGCAGCATATTAATTTAATTAGTGCATAAATTTAGGAAATGCAAATATGCTAACATTGTTGTTACTGCTGAATATACATTGGAAAACTgatatttttattgaaaaatctacTAATCAGTTATTTGAAGCATTAAaataatagtgatggatatggaggagttggcatattcgttgcagagaaatgggtagaaaaagtaatagatgttatgcgtgttaatagtcttattatagtgataaagtttttgataggtaataggattgtcacttttctgtcagtttatgctccacagtgtggactcagtgaggaagataaagataagttttatgatgagttaatagcagtcacatcaaagtttggagacactgaacttgtcatggtgggcggcgactttaatggtcatgttgggaagtcatctgaaggttatagaggtgtgcatggaggctatggatttgggagcagaaataaggaaggggagagattgcttgagtttggaatggcaacggacatggtggtttgtaacacatcattcagtaagagacagggcaggctgataacatatgagtcaggtggttgtaagacacagatagattacttcctgatTAGAAattcagacaagaaagtggtgaaggacgtgaaagttatagcgggggaagagtgtgtttcccagcataggttgctggtttgtgatattatcttgaagagtgtcaaagaagccaagggaaagtacaggccccgtcgaaaagtctggaagctaaaggaagagattgtagcaagacaatttagtgcaaaagttcagcagttagcctacaatagtcaatgtgatagtgataatgttgaaagtacttggactactttgaagaattgtcttctagaagcttctgatgatacctgtgggtggacgaaaggaccagctaggcatagacagacctggtggtggaataatgaggttgaccagtgtataaagaaaaagaggaaactttggaaagagtggaagtcaggtggtagcaaaaatatttacttagaagctaagcgttgcgctcgtacagcagtgtataaaatcagaagcagagataaacagatttgcagatgtgttaagaagggaagaccagcgcaatgaggtattcaagatagcaaagcaaatgaagaagactaatcaagatgttgtaggtgagaagtgtatacctAATGATGAAGGtattttggctagcacagaggaggagaaaagggtagcttggaagaatcattatcagaggttgcttaacactgagtttgattgggacgaggataatttgtctgatgatgatgttgtagaagggccagctatgcagatcaagacagaatgggtagtggaggctattaggaaattgaagattggcaacgctgcaggagtatcaggtattgttgcagagatggtaaaagcatctggatatattggagttgagcttattgcaagtcttgctaaccagattataaaggatggtgctattccgagtgagtggcagtcgagtgtaatagtgaattgtttcaagggcaagggtgatgcattagaaaggggtaactatagaggtttgaagttggttgatcaagtaatgaaagttattgaaagagtgattgataagttacttagagaaagaattgatatagataagatgcaatttggttttgttccagggcgtggcactacagatgcaatatttttactcagacaacTTCAGGAAAAgtttttaggaaagagaaagaatctctattttgcctttgtagatttagagaaagcttttgatagagtgccacgtaaagttatttggtgggctatgagaaaattaggtgtggatgagtggctagttacgatggtacagtctatgtacagcaatgctagaagttgtgtcaggattaacgatccactttagtgatgaatttagtgtaaatgttggtgtacatcagggttctgtacttagtcctttgttgtttattctagtcttggaagcgctgtcgatggagttcagaacaggttgtccatgggagttattgtatgcagatgatttggttctcatagcagagtcgatggaagaattagttaaaaagttggagaagtggaagaaaggactagaagagaaagggctaaaggtaaacacagcgaagtctaaagtcatgattagtagcattgcagccaagtgtgaccttgtagttggaaagtggccttgtggagtttgcaggaaaggggttggtagtaactcaattttttgtctgacttgcaagcattgggtacataagaagtgcagtagtattagtggaaggttaagagctgacatacagtttgtatgcaagcgttgcaaaggtgagattatagagaatgaagtatttccagctttaatgatgtacaacagtggctcgttagagatagttgagaacttctgttacttaggtgatatgttgggcagtgaagggggtgttggtagaagtgttacttgcaggataggttctgcttggaaaaagatcagagagttacttcctttgttgactagcagagtcctgtcaattgaggtaaaaggtaggttgtatgaggcctgtgtaagaagtgttatgttgtatggtagtgagacatgggcagtgaagcaggaagatcttgacagTTTAgataggaatgatatgagaatggttaggtggatgtgtaacgccagtctgagagacataaagagttcagatgagttaagaagcaggctaagtctccgtagaattaaagatgttatccagataagaagattgaattggctggggcacttggaaagaatggagggggataattgggtaagaaagtgtagagatttgatagttcctggggcaaagcccagaggcagaccaagaaagacttggcaggaggttataaggacagacttgataaagaggaagttgagtttagatctaacacagtctagatcagattggaagagggtcattaatataccccgtccaacccatgctagcatggaaaacggacgttaagccgagaatgatgatgatgatgatgattaaaggatttttttaacattataaaGTCTGTGAAACCTGACTTATAACTCTAACTTTTTTATTCAAGGAAAACACTCTGTTCAAAAACTTGTTCATACAAATCCTGACATCATCACATCCTTGGTAAAACTGTCATTGACCAGCAGTGGTGAGACAGTGCAGTTGTTAGCTGAGACATTGGGTTTTATTTGCTCATGTGGTATgcatatttgttgttatttcaAAGTTGCATGTTATGTCATTCTAACAGGCCCTTCTGTCAActtcaaaatgttaaaatttgttaattGGGAATAACAAATGCAGAGTTTTTCTGTTGCTTAAATTGTATTTTAATACCTTCCAGATATTAGTATAA
This window contains:
- the LOC130644574 gene encoding tigger transposable element-derived protein 6-like isoform X1; this translates as MTAPWSETTLPTILSRYPLEDIFNADEFGLFFQCLPNKTLHMKGDKCSGGKHSKVRLTGLAAGNALGERLPMFVIGKSANPRCFKGVKTLPCRYRSQKKSWMSGELFEEWVRELDRKFSVSKRKIALIIDNCTAHPHVENLEWVELIFLPPNTTSRTQPMDQGIIRALKAKYRSLAVRKLIKALDEEKSTPKFSILAAMYMLRKAWDDVSNKTFTNCFRKSGISQKDAERAINEDDDPFKSLTSEVEEDPIPTLDAELSYIKRRFPDHIDPDLSTEDFIDFDIEVSTSHGRLKTADIIAEITGTQDEELEEVDEEDKEEEDKITRPTAEQVRTAINVLEDLTIISSPKCEKILKSSRTLIAVRTCSAVGLVILSSSSLSSSSTSSNSSS
- the LOC130644573 gene encoding 2-oxoglutarate and iron-dependent oxygenase JMJD4-like translates to MTSVTVISSPLSYSEFYKEFILRNKPCFFSKFFTNNWICRKKWVLENDVPNIEFLKEIYGDLTAPVLDCNEVYFSSHKKCDMLIAEYFDYWKNRENKILYLKDWHLQRDNRQENFYNVPIYFSSDWLNEFWDSRNIGDDYRFVYIGVQGSWTPFHADVFQSYSWSANICGLKEWYLYPPGDEEYLRDIHGNLPLDITKTDVDPKLYPNWDKAKQIKLLQRSGEIIFIPSGWHHQVVNKLDTISINHNWVNAGCIRNMYYHLHLELQLVTREISDCKQMDGFHQQCQLILNASAGIDFNGFFDMILFLLKQRLNVLEESYVKKTCQETLLHSLSRLRISFKPNLPYILEGIDIQEEIKYIKFDLCKLKSITDLIVNDRDFQLVIPLEKMSKLHKLRSSMEIIKTKLC
- the LOC130644574 gene encoding tigger transposable element-derived protein 6-like isoform X2 — protein: MTAPWSETTLPTILSRYPLEDIFNADEFGLFFQCLPNKTLHMKGDKCSGGKHSKVRLTGLAAGNALGERLPMFVIGKSANPRCFKGVKTLPCRYRSQKKSWMSGELFEEWVRELDRKFSVSKRKIALIIDNCTAHPHVENLEWVELIFLPPNTTSRTQPMDQGIIRALKAKYRSLAVRKLIKALDEEKSTPKFSILAAMYMLRKAWDDVSNKTFTNCFRKSGISQKDAERAINEDDDPFKSLTSEVEEDPIPTLDAELSYIKRRFPDHIDPDLSTEDFIDFDIEVSTSHGRLKTADIIAEITGTQDEELEEVDEEDKEEEDKITRPTAEQVRTAINVLEDLSIFSHFGEEMIASLRDLNRNIAKDFDMSCKQTVITDFFSK